CGTGGATCTGGCCCAGCGGGACCCGGAGCTGGCCGCCGCCGATTTGAAGCCCCTGCGCGCCCTGCTGCAGCGCGTCTACAAGGAGCGTCTCACCCTGGCCGGGGTGGGCTGACGCGGCATGGCGATTGCAGCGCCGCCCGGAGCCATAGCGCCCAGGACGGAACCTGCATGACGGCCCAGACGGTCACCTGTCCAGGCTGCGGCGGCACTTTCACCGTGCCGCCCAGCCTGATGGAAAAAGGCGAGTTGCGTGTACGCTGCCCGCGCTGCGACACGCGCTTCCGCCTGCGCTGGCGTCAGGGCGCGGAGCCGCCCCCGGCGCTGCCGGAGCCGTCCGAATCGCCAGAAGTCGCGCCTCCAGCGGCAGAATCTGCCGCGTCGACCGCTGGGCCGCCGGATCCAGCGCCGGACCCGGAGCGGGAGCAGCGACGTCTGGAGCGCCGGGCGCGCCGCCTGGCCCGAGCGCTGGCCGAGGAGCTGCTGCAGGGCCCCGGTCGACGGGCCCGCCGCGACACGGCGCTGGCCGCCGGCCGGCTGCTCGCCGAGTTCGGGCCGGAGATCCAGCGCGCCTGGCGCGTCTACGTGGAGAAGGTGGGCGAGGACTTCGCCCGGACACACCCGCAGTTCAGGGATGCGTTCAATGAGATCGTTGCCGACGGACATCCGCTCTTCTGAGGCCGCCCCCCTCGCCCTTTACCTGTGGGGCGCGGACGACGGTCTCTCCACGCGCTTCCTCGAGGAGCTGCGCCCGGAGCCCGGCCGCCTGCGCGCGCTGCCCACGCCCGAGCGCTGGATGAGCGAGTTGCCCACGTCGCCCTTCGGCGTCGTGCTGGCGGCGGCCTCGGAGGCCGCGCTGCCCGCCCAGGAACTGCTGGACGGCCTGCGCGTCGCCGGCGCCCGACTCGTGCTGCTGCTGCCCGCCTGCGACGAGCGCGCCTGGCGCCGCCTGCTGGCCCGCGGCTTCGCCGAGGTGCTCACGCCGCCCTTCCGCGGCCTCGATCTGGAGCTGCTCTTCGCCGACGGCGAGCGCGCGCTGCCCCTGGACCGCCGCCTGCCCGAGTTCGATCAGAAGGTCCGCACGCGCG
Above is a genomic segment from Candidatus Latescibacterota bacterium containing:
- a CDS encoding zinc-ribbon domain-containing protein; translation: MTAQTVTCPGCGGTFTVPPSLMEKGELRVRCPRCDTRFRLRWRQGAEPPPALPEPSESPEVAPPAAESAASTAGPPDPAPDPEREQRRLERRARRLARALAEELLQGPGRRARRDTALAAGRLLAEFGPEIQRAWRVYVEKVGEDFARTHPQFRDAFNEIVADGHPLF
- a CDS encoding ATP-binding protein gives rise to the protein MRSLPTDIRSSEAAPLALYLWGADDGLSTRFLEELRPEPGRLRALPTPERWMSELPTSPFGVVLAAASEAALPAQELLDGLRVAGARLVLLLPACDERAWRRLLARGFAEVLTPPFRGLDLELLFADGERALPLDRRLPEFDQKVRTRVDFELPAELRFVAPAAGFLCRMAREHGFHPRVWAENLPLALDEALSNAIRHGCGCDAAKRVQVQVRFGHDVLRIRIEDPGAGFDPGTLIDPASEEGLHRGGGRGVLLMQELADRVEYQEGGRVVLLYLRRAGR